In Camelus bactrianus isolate YW-2024 breed Bactrian camel chromosome 10, ASM4877302v1, whole genome shotgun sequence, a genomic segment contains:
- the LOC105076685 gene encoding DNA-binding protein inhibitor ID-3, which translates to MKALSPVRGCYEAVCCLSERSLAIARGRGKGPGAEEPLSLLDDMNHCYSLLRELVPGVPRGTQLSQVEILQRVIDYILDLQVVLAEPAPGPPDGPHLPIQTADLAPELVISSDQRSFCH; encoded by the coding sequence ATGAAGGCGCTAAGTCCGGTCCGCGGCTGCTATGAGGCGGTGTGCTGCCTGTCGGAACGCAGCCTGGCCATCGCGCGGGGCCGCGGCAAGGGCCCGGGAGCCGAGGAGCCGCTGAGCCTGCTGGACGACATGAACCACTGCTACTCGCTTCTGCGCGAACTGGTACCGGGGGTCCCGCGAGGCACTCAGCTTAGCCAGGTGGAAATCCTGCAGCGCGTCATCGACTACATCCTCGACCTGCAGGTGGTCCTGGCGGAGCCGGCTCCTGGACCCCCAGACGGCCCGCATCTTCCCATCCAGACAGCCGACCTCGCTCCGGAACTTGTGATCTCCAGCGACCAAAGGAGCTTCTGCCACTGA